One Setaria italica strain Yugu1 chromosome II, Setaria_italica_v2.0, whole genome shotgun sequence DNA segment encodes these proteins:
- the LOC101782889 gene encoding cytochrome P450 89A2 produces the protein MDAPQLLLGALLFLLPAALLVRTRGKQRPRLPPGPPSLPLLGSVVWLTNTPSEIEPLLRRLFQRHGPVVALRMGVRLNVFVADRRLAHAALVEAGAALADRPALASAGFLGEGDATISRAGYGPVWRLLRRNLVAETLHPSRVRQFAPARAWVRRVLAEKLGEHSGGPDAPPPRVVETFQYAMFCLLVLMCFGERLDEPAVRDIAAAQREALIYRSRNMPVFAFLPAVTKHLFRARLDKARALRRRVDELFLPLIDARREYKNMKPGGQPRKETTFEHSYVDTLLDIKLHEDDGDRPLTDNEIILLCSEFLDAGTDTTSTGLQWIMAELVKNPAIQERLYNEIKAAADDDDKEEVSEEDVHKMPYLKAVVLEGLRKHPPAHFVLPHKAAEDMEIGGYLIPKGASVNFMVAEMSRDEREWRNPTEFSPERFLPGGDGEGVDVTGTKGIRMMPFGVGRRICAGIGVAMLHLEYFVANMVREFEWQEVPGHEVDFAEKNEFTVVMKKPLRPRLVPRRAHSTRTSTH, from the coding sequence ATGGACGCGCCGCAGCTCCTCCTCGgagccctcctcttcctcctccccgccgcgctcctcgtccgCACGCGGGGCAAGCAGCGCCCGCGCCTCCCGCCAGgcccgccgtcgctgccgctgcTCGGCAGCGTGGTGTGGCTCACCAACACCCCCTCCGAGATCGAGCCCCTGCTGCGGCGCCTCTTCCAGCGGCACGGCCCCGTCGTGGCGCTCCGCATGGGGGTGCGCCTCAACGTCTtcgtcgccgaccgccgcctcGCGCACGCGGCGCTCGtcgaggccggcgcggcgctcgCGGACCGCCCGGCGCTCGCGTCGGCCGGGTTCCTCGGCGAGGGCGACGCCACCATCTCCCGCGCCGGCTACGGGCCCGTGTGGCGACTCCTGCGGCGCAACCTCGTCGCCGAGACGCTGCACCCGTCGCGGGTGAGGCAGTTCGCGCCGGCCCGCGCCTGGGTGCGCCGCGTGCTTGCCGAGAAGCTTGGGGAGCACTCCGGGGGCCCCGACGCGCCACCGCCCCGCGTCGTGGAGACGTTCCAGTACGCCATGTTCTGCCTCCTCGTGCTCATGTGCTTCGGCGAGCGCCTCGACGAGCCCGCCGTGCgcgacatcgccgccgcgcagCGGGAGGCGCTCATCTACCGCTCTAGGAACATGCCCGTCTTCGCCTTCCTCCCGGCGGTCACCAAGCACCTCTTCCGCGCGCGGCTCGACAAGGCCCGCGCGCTGCGGCGGCGTGTCGACGAGCTCTTCCTGCCGCTCATCGACGCGCGGCGCGAGTACAAGAACATGAAGCCGGGCGGCCAGCCAAGGAAGGAGACCACATTCGAGCATTCGTACGTGGATACCCTGCTCGACATCAAGCTCCACGaagacgatggcgaccgcccgCTCACTGACAACGAGATCATCCTCCTCTGCTCCGAGTTCCTCGACGCCGGGACGGACACCACATCCACCGGGCTGCAGTGGATCATGGCAGAGCTCGTCAAGAACCCAGCCATCCAGGAGAGGCTCTACAACGAGATCAAGGctgccgccgacgacgacgacaaggaAGAGGTCTCCGAGGAGGACGTCCACAAGATGCCGTACCTGAAGGCGGTGGTCCTCGAGGGCCTCCGGAAGCACCCACCGGCTCACTTCGTGCTGCCGCACAAGGCCGCGGAGGACATGGAGATCGGTGGGTACCTGATCCCCAAGGGCGCCTCGGTGAACTTCATGGTGGCCGAGATGAGCAGGGACGAACGGGAGTGGAGGAACCCGACGGAGTTCTCGCCGGAGCGGTTCCTCCcgggtggcgacggcgagggcgtgGACGTGACGGGCACCAAGGGGATCAGGATGATGCCGTTCGGCGTGGGGCGCAGGATCTGCGCGGGGATCGGCGTCGCCATGCTGCACCTCGAGTACTTCGTCGCCAATATGGTGCGGGAGTTCGAGTGGCAGGAGGTGCCCGGCCACGAGGTGGACTTCGCCGAGAAGAACGAGTTCACCGTCGTCATGAAGAAGCCGCTGCGCCCGCGTCTCGTGCCCAGGAGGGCTCACAGCACGAGGACGAGTACTCACTAG